One Aphidius gifuensis isolate YNYX2018 linkage group LG5, ASM1490517v1, whole genome shotgun sequence genomic region harbors:
- the LOC122856742 gene encoding laminin subunit gamma-1, giving the protein MTGKLRLLFVVFALIGEIIAGPDPLDPRITEQIHDEAKCYDESGKAQRCIPPFENAAFNLKVEATNTCGENDRPTEFCKQTQVKKKSCNVCRYGDHVADYLTDHDINQNATWWQSETMFEGIDSTQVNLTLRLGKTFDITYVRVLFESPRPESWSFYRRKNDKSNWEPYQYYSATCRDTYYLPDSKETVRGDDTRVLCTSEFSDISPLTQGIVAFSTLEGRPSAYQFDTNPALQEWVQATDLRITLDRLNTFGDEVFGDDSVLKSYYYAIADIAVGARCACHGHAGECLRIPTPDDTSRRICRCEHNTAGPDCNECLPFYNDAPWSRATLTDAHECKACNCNGYSDRCYFDKELYTKTGHGGHCIGCKANRDGANCEKCRENYYERLEDNYCVPCNCDEIGSRNLQCNSEGKCQCKPGITGEKCDRCESNYFNFDSIGCTSCECDVKGSYKNTASCDSVSGTCRCKENVEGKRCRECRPGYFNLALDNEFGCTPCFCYGHSSICSTANGYSKAVIESMFVRSNEKWTSSSSTGKLSVPIKNDLTTQTISVTATTRDNIYFIAPERYLGDQRASYNQDLHFTLRIDETEATLTPRDIIIEGANGEQLTQSIIGQNNNPPTTIAQHYRFRLNEHKIYGWEPHLSAHSFISILSNLTSIKIRGTYTNQGTGYLDNVALETAQRGAAGETADWVENCQCTHGYIGQFCESCRPGFHHDPPNGGPFSLCVPCNCNGHADICEAETGQCICQHNTTGSNCELCSRGYYGYPLKGTQNDCQSCPCPDNGPCILIGNNPDPICTECPIGRTGPRCEICSDGYFGNPDKGISCRPCDCNNNIDLNAVRNCNHETGQCLKCVNNTAGFHCDDCLSGYWGDALSEIKNEGCKLCQCNNLGTIETDDNTGNVQPCNQLSGHCTCKPHVTGRNCDKCEDGYYNIDSNEGCKACNCHPDGSYNRTCDLYSGQCQCRPGITGLQCDSCMTFHYGFGRDGCKHCDCDNIGSKDLQCDANGQCPCLSNVEGRKCDRCKENKFNRQYKCEDCPDCYNLVQLSVNQHRKRLSELELTLKKINLSPTVIKNSTFDDDLLNVETRVKDLLKLTKIGLNNDNKTLVEQIDDLKNQLNQIDKLTKNINTTIDNANKTTHDGLLNIVDAENILDNIHEKLKNAEDYLATVGVTALNEAKKRADEVGQQNQQMTNIAQEARIIADGNTNEAKKIHQLAEQARNTSLEAYNLAKYALSKYSNISEEIRELENKFELLKHKYNNVNNLTTISFIKSSNVANEALDLLIRDLTIPDIDIAKLQLQIEKINNESLIIKERAQLLIQNNDNLFNEMFDKIHITEELLNKAQIQQEATTELLSEVDDSEAKANEAIERSNKTLNEAQETFNRLSEFDAEVQRERIKAQKSLEKINEIRDMIDEAIKKSNKTQIELNDAENNVIIAKNNTDKAQKIADAAGTIANNIYNQTNKTKLEAWRLNNEAEKLHMRIENTEQIVKEYESKIGDDFNDTTNVNHQVGQTRNKFNSAGQQVDKALYDVSTIIDELKSLPEINDYDLDKLEERLISAENEIKQTNLDERIRLLTEAKNLQTQWVKNYEDEVARLKIEVQNIEEIKNSLPNECFKRLQLEPL; this is encoded by the exons ATGACGGGCAAGCTGCGATTATTATTCGTGGTTTTTGCCTTGATTGGTGAAATAATTGCTGGACCAGATCCATTAGATCCAAGAATTACTGAACAAATACATGATGAAGCTAAATGTTACGATGAGTCTGGAAAAGCTCAG agATGCATACCACCATTTGAAAATGcagcatttaatttaaaagttgaagCAACAAATACATGTGGTGAAAATGATAGACCAACTGAATTTTGTAAACAAacacaagttaaaaaaaaatcatgtaatgTTTGTAGATATGGTGATCATGTTGCTGATTATTTAACTGATCATGATATTAATCAAAATGCAACATGGTGGCAATCTGAAACAATGTTTGAAGGAATTGATTCAACACAAGTTAATTTAACACTACGTCTTg gaaAAACATTTGACATAACTTATGTTAGAGTATTATTTGAATCACCAAGACCAGAAAGTTGGAGTTtttatagaagaaaaaatgataaatcaaattgggaaccatatcaatattattcagCAACATGTCGTGATACATATTATTTACCTGATTCAAAAGAAACAGTTAGAGGTGATGATACACGTGTACTATGTACATCTGAATTTTCTGATATATCACCATTGACACAGGGTATTGTTGCATTTTCAACACTTGAAGGAAGACCATCTGCCTATCAATTTGATACAAATCCAGCACTACaa gaATGGGTTCAAGCAACTGATTTACGAATAACACTTGATCGTTTAAATACATTTGGTGATGAAGTATTTGGTGATGATTCAGtattaaaatcatattattatgcTATTGCTGATATTGCTGTTGGTGCTAGATGTGCTTGTCATGGTCATGCTGGTGAATGTCTTAGAATTCCAACTCCAGATGATACATCACGAAGAATATGcag atgTGAACACAATACTGCTGGACCAGACTGTAACGAGTGTCTTCCATTTTACAATGATGCACCATGGAGTCGAGCAACACTGACTGATGCACATGAATGCAAAG caTGTAATTGTAATGGATATTCTGATCGTTGTTATTTTGACAAAGAACTTTATACAAAAACTGGACATGGTGGTCATTGTATTGGCTGCAAAGCAAATCGTGATGGTGCAAATTGTGAAAAATGTcgtgaaaattattatgaaagatTGGAAGATAATTATTGTGTTCCTTGTAATTGTGACGAAATTG gatcAAGAAATTTACAGTGTAATTCAGAGGGTAAATGTCAATGTAAACCAGGAATAACAGGTGAAAAATGTGATCGTTGtgaatcaaattattttaattttgattcaaTTGGTTGTACATCATGTGAATGTGATGTAAAAGgttcatataaaaatacagcATCATGTGATTCAGTGAGTGGTACATGTAGATGTAAAGAAAATGTTGAAGGTAAACGTTGTCGTGAATGTCGTCctggttattttaatttagcaCTTGACAATGAATTTGGTTGTACACCATGTTTTTGTTATGGTCATTCATCAATATGTTCAACAGCAAATGGTTATTCAAAAGCTGTTATTGAATCAATGTTTGTACGTAGTAATGAAAAATGGACATCAAGTAGTTCAACTGGTAAATTATCAGtaccaattaaaaatgatttaacaaCACAAACAATATCAGTAACAGCAACAACacgtgataatatttattttattgcacCAGAAAGATATCTTGGTGATCAACGTGCATCATATAATCAAGATTTACATTTTACATTGAGAATTGATGAAACAGAAGCAACATTAACACCAcgtgatattattattgaaggtGCAAATGGTGAACAATTAACACAATCAATTATtggtcaaaataataatccaccAACAACAATTGCTCAACATTATAGATTTCGTTTAAATGAACATAAAATTTATGGTTGGGAGCCACATTTATCAGCTCATtcatttatatcaatattatcaaatttaacatcaattaaaatacGTGGTACATATACAAATCAAGGTACTGGTTATCTTGATAATGTTGCACTTGAAACAGCTCAACGTGGTGCTGCTGGTGAAACAGCTGATTGGGTAGAAAATTGTCAATGTACACATGGTTATATTGGACAATTTTGTGAATCATGTAGACCAGGTTTTCATCATGATCCACCAAATGGTGGTCCATTTTCTTTATGTGTACCATGTAATTGTAATGGTCATGCTGATATTTGTGAAGCTGAAACTGGTCAATGTATATGTCAACATAATACAACTGGTAGTAATTGTGAATTATGTTCACGTGGTTATTATGGTTATCCATTAAAAGGTACACAAAATGATTGTCAATCATGTCCATGTCCAGATAATGGTCCATGTATATTAATTGGTAATAATCCAGATCCAATATGTACTGAATGTCCAATTGGTAGAACTGGACCACGTTGTGAAATATGTTCAGATGGTTATTTTGGTAATCCAGATAAAGGTATATCATGTCGTCCATgtgattgtaataataatattgatttaaatgctGTTAGAAATTGTAATCATGAAACTGGACAATGTTTAAAATGTGTTAATAATACTGCTGGTTTTCATTGTGATGATTGTTTAAGTGGCTATTGGGGTGATGCATTAtcagaaattaaaaatgaaggtTGTAAATTATGTCAATGTAATAATTTAGGTACAATTGAAACTGATGATAATACTGGTAATGTACAACCATGTAATCAATTATCTGGACATTGTACATGTAAACCACATGTTACTGGTAGAAATTGTGATAAATGTGAAGATggttattataatattgatagtaATGAAGGTTGTAAAGCATGTAATTGTCATCCAGATGGTTCATATAATCGTACATGTGATTTATATAGTGGACAATGTCAATGTAGACCAGGTATAACTGGTTTACAATGTGATTCATGTATGACATTTCATTATGGTTTTGGTAGAGATGGTTGTAAACATTGTGATTGTGATAATATTGGATCAAAAGATTTACAATGTGATGCCAATGGACAATGTCCATGTTTATCAAATGTTGAAGGTAGAAAATGTGATAGatgtaaagaaaataaatttaatcgtCAATATAAATGTGAAGATTGTCCTGATTGTTATAATCTTGTACAATTATCGGTTAATCAACATCGTAAACGTTTATCTGAACTTGAattaacacttaaaaaaattaatttatcaccaactgttattaaaaattcaacttttgatgatgatttattaaatgttgaaaCACGTGTTAAAGATTTATTGAAGCTAACTAAAATTggattaaataatgataataaaacacttgttgaacaaattgatgatttaaaaaatcaactaaatcaaattgataaattaacgaaaaatattaatacaacaattgataatgcaaataaaacaacacacgatggtttattaaatattgttgatgctgaaaatatattagataatatacatgaaaaattaaaaaatgctgAAGATTATTTAGCAACTGTTGGTGTAACAGCATTAAATGAAGCAAAAAAACGTGCTGATGAAGTTGgacaacaaaatcaacaaatgaCAAATATTGCACAAGAAGCACGTATTATTGCTGATGGTAATACAaatgaagctaaaaaaattcatcaacttgCTGAACAAGCTAGAAATACATCACTTGAAGCATATAATTTAGCTAAATAtgcattatcaaaatattcaaatatatctGAAGAAATACgtgaattagaaaataaatttgaattattaaaacataaatataataatgttaataatttaacaacaatatcatttattaaatcatcaaatgtTGCTAATGAAGCATTAGATTTATTAATACGTGATTTAACAATACCAGATATTGATATTGCTAAATTACaattacaaattgaaaaaattaataatgaaagtttaataataaaagaacgtgcacaattattaatacaaaataatgataatttatttaatgaaatgtttgataaaattcatattactgaagaattattaaataaagcaCAAATACAACAAGAAGCAACAACTGAATTATTAAGTGAAGTTGATGATTCAGAAGCTAAAGCAAATGAAGCTATTGAACGTagtaataaaacattaaatgaaGCACAAGAAACATTTAATAGATTAAGTGAATTTGATGCTGAAGTACAACGTGAACGTATTAAAGCACAAAaatcacttgaaaaaattaatgaaatacgTGATATGATTGATGaagctattaaaaaatcaaataaaacacaaattgaattaaatgatgctgaaaataatgttattattgctaaaaataatactgataAAGCACAAAAAATTGCTGATGCTGCTGGTACTattgcaaataatatatataatcaaacaaataaaacaaaattagaagCATGGAGATTAAATAATGAAGCTGAAAAATTACATATGAGAATTGAAAATACTGAACAAATTGTTAAAGAATATGAATCTAAAATTGgtgatgattttaatgatacaACAAATGTTAATCATCAAGTTGGAcaaacaagaaataaatttaattcagctGGACAACAAGTTGATAAAGCACTTTATGATGTATCAactattattgatgaattaaaatctCTACcagaaattaatgattatgatTTGGATAAACTTGAAGAACGTTTAATATCAgctgaaaatgaaattaaacaaacaaatttagaTGAAAGAATACGTCTTTTAACTGAagctaaaaatttacaaacacaatgggttaaaaattatgaagatGAAGTTGCtagattaaaaattgaagttcaaaatattgaagaaattaaaaattcattaccaAATGAATGCTTCAAGAGACTACAACTTGaaccattataa
- the LOC122856204 gene encoding haloacid dehalogenase-like hydrolase domain-containing protein 3, which produces MRATRLMNNCRPKLVTFDVTGTLLSTTIKEHYYNVDTEILLDYLNNKNITIGVISNFDERLEEILISTKLRKYFNFIITSWSHGYEKPNSTIFQEAIKISKNINKFTIKPDEVIHIGDDINNDYNGAKNPQ; this is translated from the exons ATGAGAGCAACACgattgatgaataattgtCGACCGAAATTGGTGACATTTGACGTTACTGGAACACTGTtgtcaacaacaataaaagagCATTATTATAATGTTG aCACTGAAATACttcttgattatttaaataataaaaatataacaattggTGTTATATCAAATTTCGATGAAAGATTagaagaaatattaataagtaCAAAgcttagaaaatattttaattttattataacatcATGGTCACATGGTTATGAAAAaccaaattcaacaatatttcaaGAAGCcattaaaatttctaaaaatataaataaatttactattaaacCAGATGAAGTTATTCACATTGGTGacgatattaataatgattataatggTGCAAAAAAT CCACAATGA